The following are encoded in a window of Gasterosteus aculeatus chromosome 5, fGasAcu3.hap1.1, whole genome shotgun sequence genomic DNA:
- the LOC120819415 gene encoding liprin-alpha-3 isoform X6 has product MMMCEVMPTISEDGRSGTGGGSSSPAGAGVGGGGGGAVGAGGFGGREARGGGDEGGSTGNLESLMVNMLTERERLLENLRETQDCLGTAQLRLRELGHEKESLSRQLSIALPQEFAVLTKELNVCREQLLEREEEIAELKAERNNTRLLLEHLECLVSRHERSLRMTVVKRQAQSPAGVSSEVEVLKALKSLFEHHKALDEKVRERLRVALERVSLLEDQLASSSQERLPNGPSTGLEDSELERQREGEIERQRAELSQLKERLALMCRQVGEIEEQLAAARREVTKSEEANQKLQREVKEALCQREDMEERITTLERRYLSAQREATSLHDIKDKLENELASKESLHRQSEEKNRQLQERLDEAKQKLQLTLQRAETLPEIEAQLAQRVAALNKAEERHGNFEERLRQMEAQLEEKNQELQRARQREKMNDEHNKRLSDTVDKLLSESNERLQLHLKERMAALEEKNALSEELSNMKKIQDDLIANKEQLLAELERIQLELDQLRGRPGASYSRAGSVSSLPSTLFRRSLPGSASELRYPQGGGSLPSGYSNSPGGVVVRRTHRGRWGAPRDDSNKYGEWDSGTMLGPGFEGGDGGCSDDEDDRETLFGSELLSPSGQTDVQTLAIMLQEQLEAINKEIKLIQEEKENTELRAEEIESRVSSVALDASPLPPSSLGGRDSVGRGYMTPSITSSTLASPSPPSSGHSTPRLPHSPARETDRQNSKDGEECRALALIDSNPPSVPRALRLERMTHTHPGAGLDDLREFRSLSADGSTTASQDSLHKASKKKSIKSSIGRLFGKKEKGRIGAQGRESSSLASTPSDDLGSADPLGLAKLGTGTVEKDRRSKKKHDLLEEACRQGLPFASWDGPTVVTWLELWVGMPAWYVAACRANVKSGAIMANLSDTEIQREIGISNPLHRLKLRLAIQEMVSLTSPSAPASTRSSTSNIWMTHAEMESLTAATKPEQKEFSWDQILAYGDMNHEWVGNEWLPSLGLPQYRSYFMESLVDARMLDHLTKKELRGQLKMVDSFHRVSLHYGIMCLKRLNYDRKELERRRDESQHQNQDVMVWSNERVMCWVQSIGLKEFADNLLESGVHGALLALDDTFDYTDLGLLLQIPNQNTQARQVLDKEYNALISMGTERRPDEDGTKPFTRSPSWRKMFREKDLRGVTSDSSETLPANFRASAISTPSVTLRKVQSEVGPRGESGSVRTYSC; this is encoded by the exons ATGATGATGTGCGAGGTGATGCCCACCATTTCCGAGGATGGGCGAAGCGGGACCGGCGGGGGCTCTTCCTCGCCCGCCGGCGCCGGGgtcggaggcggcggcggcggtgcagTCGGAGCCGGGGGCTTCGGTGGCCGAGAGGCGAGGGGCGGAGGGGACGAAGGCGGCAGCACGGGGAACCTGGAGTCGCTGATGGTCAACATGCTGACCGAGAGGGAGCGGCTGCTGGAGAACCTGAGGGAGACGCAGGACTGCCTGGGCACGGCTCAGCTCCGCCTCCGCGAGCTCGGCCACGAAAAGGAGTCCCTTTCCCGGCAGCTGTCCATCGCTCTGCCGCAG GAGTTCGCCGTGTTGACCAAAGAGCTGAACGTTTGCCGGGAGCAGCtcctggagagagaggaggagatcgCCGAGCTCAAGGCGGAGAGAAACAACACGCGT CTGTTGCTTGAACACTTGGAGTGTTTGGTGTCCCGTCACGAGCGCAGTCTGAGGATGACGGTGGTGAAGAGACAAGCCCAGTCCCCGGCGGGGGTCTCCAGTGAGGTGGAAGTCCTCAAGGCCCTCAAGTCTCTGTTTGAGCACCACAAGGCCCTGGACGAAAAG GTTCGCGAGAGGCTGCGTGTGGCCCTCGAGAGGGTCTCCTTGCTAGAGGACCAACTGGCGTCGTCATCTCAAGAG CGACTCCCCAACGGCCCGTCCACCGGCCTGGAGGACAGTGAGCTGGAGAGGCAGCGGGAAGGAGAGATTGAGAGGCAGAGAGCTGAACTCTCCCAGCTGAAGGAGAGGCTGGCCCTCATGTGCCGGCAG GTTGGCGAAATAGAGGAACAGCTTGCGGCCGCCAGGAGGGAGGTGACGAAGTCGGAGGAGGCCAATCAGAAGCTCCAAAGGGAAGTGAAAGAG GCCCTTTGCCAAAGGGAGGACATGGAGGAAAGGATTACAACACTAGAACGCAG GTACCTCAGCGCCCAGAGGGAGGCGACTTCTCTCCACGATATCAAAGACAAGCTGGAAAATGAGCTGGCAAGCAAGGAATCGCTGCACAGACAG AGTGAAGAGAAGAACAGACAGCTGCAGGAACGTCTGGACGAAGCCAAGCAGAAGCTCCAGCTGACCCTGCAGAGGGCGGAGACGCTGCCCGAGATCGAGGCCCAGCTGGCCCAAAGGGTCGCCGCTCTCAACAAG GCGGAGGAGCGCCACGGAAACTTTGAGGAGCGACTACGGCAAATGGAGGCTCAACTCGAAGAGAAGAACCAAGAGCTGCAGAGG GcgaggcagagggagaagatgaacgACGAGCACAACAAACGCCTCTCTGACACGGTGGACAAGCTTCTGTCTGAGTCCAACGAGAGGCTGCAGCTCCACCTCAAGGAGAGAATGGCGGCGCTAGAGGAGAAG AATGCTCTTTCGGAGGAACTGTCCAATATGAAAAAAATCCAAGATGATCTTATAGCCAACAAG GAGCAACTCCTTGCCGAGCTGGAGCGAATCCAGCTCGAGCTGGACCAGCTGAGGGGCAGACCCGGCGCTTCTTATTCCAG GGCGGGCAGCGTGAGCTCCCTTCCCTCCACCCTCTTTCGGCGATCCCTCCCGGGCAGCGCCTCGGAGCTGCGGTACCCTCAGGGCGGAGGCTCGCTGCCTTCCGGCTACAGCAACTCCCCGGGCGGCGTGGTGGTTAGGCGAACCCACCGGGGCCGCTGGGGGGCGCCGAGGGACGACAGCAACAAG TACGGAGAATGGGACAGCGGCACCATGCTGGGCCCCGGGTTCGAAGGCGGGGACGGAGGCTGCTCCGACGACGAGGACGATCGAGAGACGCTGTTCGGATCGGAGCTGCTGTCCCCCAGCGGACAGACGGACGTGCAGACTCTGGCCATCATGCTACAGGAGCAACTGGAGGCCATCAACAAGGAGATCAA GCTGattcaggaggagaaggaaaacaCGGAGCTGAGGGCGGAAGAGATCGAGAGCCGGGTCAGCAGCGTGGCCCTGGACGCCTCGCctctccccccatcctccctggGAGGACGGGACAGCGTCGGCAGGGGATACATGactccctccatcacctcctccacgcTGGCCTCCCCCTCGCCGCCCAGCTCGGGCCATTCGACCCCGCGCCTGCCCCATTCGCCCGCCAGGGAGACCGACCGACAG AACAGCAAAGACGGAGAGGAATGCAGAGCGCTCGCCCTGATCGACTCCAACCCTCCCTCCGTTCCTCGAGCCCTGCGATTGGAACGCATGACGCACACCCACCCGGGGGCCGGACTCGATGACCTCCGTGAATTTCGCAG TCTCTCTGCAGACGGTTCTACCACCGCGAGCCAGGATTCCCTCCACAAAgccagcaaaaagaaaagcatcaagTCGTCCATCGGTCGTCTTTTCGGCAAAAAGGAGAAGGGGCGGATCGGAGCACAGGGCCGCGAGTCGTCCTCTCTGG CCTCCACGCCGTCTGACGACCTGGGTTCGGCGGACCCGTTGGGCCTGGCGAAACTCGGCACCGGAACAGTGGAGAAAGACCGCCGCAGCAAAAAGAA ACACGACCTGTTAGAGGAAGCGTGTCGCCAGGGCCTCCCTTTCGCCTCGTGGGACGGCCCGACCGTCGTTACGTGGCTCGAG CTGTGGGTCGGGATGCCGGCGTGGTACGTGGCAGCGTGCCGCGCCAACGTGAAGAGCGGCGCCATCATGGCCAACCTGTCGGACACAGAAATCCAGCGGGAGATCGGCATCAGCAACCCTCTGCACCGGCTCAAGCTCCGTCTGGCCATCCAGGAGATGGTGTCCCTCACCAGTCCGTCCGCACCTGCGAGCACCCGCTCT TCGACTAGTAACATCTGGATGACACACGCCGAGATGGAGTCTCTCACTGCTGCCACCAAGCCA GAGCAGAAGGAGTTCAGCTGGGACCAG ATCCTGGCCTACGGGGACATGAACCACGAGTGGGTGGGAAACGAGTGGCTGCCCAGCCTGGGTCTGCCCCAGTACCGCTCTTACTTCATGGAGTCACTGGTTGACGCCCGGATGCTCGATCACCTCACCAAGAAAGAGCTGAGGGGCCAGCTGAAGATGGTGGACAGTTTCCACAG AGTGAGTCTCCATTACGGCATCATGTGCTTGAAGCGCTTGAACTACGACaggaaggagctggagaggaggagagacgagagtCAACACCAGAACCAAG ATGTGATGGTGTGGTCCAACGAGCGGGTGATGTGTTGGGTGCAGTCCATTGGCCTGAAAGAGTTTGCTGACAATCTGTTAGAAAGCGGCGTGCACGGGGCTCTGCTGGCGCTGGATGACACCTTCGACTACACCGAcctgggcctcctcctccagatacCCAACCAGAACACACAG GCGAGGCAGGTCCTGGATAAGGAGTACAACGCCCTCATCTCCATGGGAACCGAGAGGAGGCCAGATGAG GACGGCACGAAACCTTTTACCCGGTCACCATCATGGAGGAAGATGTTCCGAGAGAAAGACCTCCGGGGCGTGACTTCTGACTCCTCGGAAACATTACCCGCCAACTTCCGTGCCTCCGCCATCTCGACCCCCTCCGTCACCCTGAGAAAGGTCCAGAGTGAAG TAGGTCCCAGAGGAGAGTCGGGGTCCGTGAGGACGTATTCTTGCTAA
- the LOC120819415 gene encoding liprin-alpha-3 isoform X3, with protein sequence MMMCEVMPTISEDGRSGTGGGSSSPAGAGVGGGGGGAVGAGGFGGREARGGGDEGGSTGNLESLMVNMLTERERLLENLRETQDCLGTAQLRLRELGHEKESLSRQLSIALPQEFAVLTKELNVCREQLLEREEEIAELKAERNNTRLLLEHLECLVSRHERSLRMTVVKRQAQSPAGVSSEVEVLKALKSLFEHHKALDEKVRERLRVALERVSLLEDQLASSSQERLPNGPSTGLEDSELERQREGEIERQRAELSQLKERLALMCRQVGEIEEQLAAARREVTKSEEANQKLQREVKEALCQREDMEERITTLERRYLSAQREATSLHDIKDKLENELASKESLHRQSEEKNRQLQERLDEAKQKLQLTLQRAETLPEIEAQLAQRVAALNKVRVTSGTFPEPGLFPGGCRLENALVLMQAEERHGNFEERLRQMEAQLEEKNQELQRARQREKMNDEHNKRLSDTVDKLLSESNERLQLHLKERMAALEEKNALSEELSNMKKIQDDLIANKEQLLAELERIQLELDQLRGRPGASYSRAGSVSSLPSTLFRRSLPGSASELRYPQGGGSLPSGYSNSPGGVVVRRTHRGRWGAPRDDSNKYGEWDSGTMLGPGFEGGDGGCSDDEDDRETLFGSELLSPSGQTDVQTLAIMLQEQLEAINKEIKLIQEEKENTELRAEEIESRVSSVALDASPLPPSSLGGRDSVGRGYMTPSITSSTLASPSPPSSGHSTPRLPHSPARETDRQNSKDGEECRALALIDSNPPSVPRALRLERMTHTHPGAGLDDLREFRSLSADGSTTASQDSLHKASKKKSIKSSIGRLFGKKEKGRIGAQGRESSSLASTPSDDLGSADPLGLAKLGTGTVEKDRRSKKKHDLLEEACRQGLPFASWDGPTVVTWLELWVGMPAWYVAACRANVKSGAIMANLSDTEIQREIGISNPLHRLKLRLAIQEMVSLTSPSAPASTRSSTSNIWMTHAEMESLTAATKPEQKEFSWDQILAYGDMNHEWVGNEWLPSLGLPQYRSYFMESLVDARMLDHLTKKELRGQLKMVDSFHRVSLHYGIMCLKRLNYDRKELERRRDESQHQNQDVMVWSNERVMCWVQSIGLKEFADNLLESGVHGALLALDDTFDYTDLGLLLQIPNQNTQARQVLDKEYNALISMGTERRPDEDGTKPFTRSPSWRKMFREKDLRGVTSDSSETLPANFRASAISTPSVTLRKVQSEVGPRGESGSVRTYSC encoded by the exons ATGATGATGTGCGAGGTGATGCCCACCATTTCCGAGGATGGGCGAAGCGGGACCGGCGGGGGCTCTTCCTCGCCCGCCGGCGCCGGGgtcggaggcggcggcggcggtgcagTCGGAGCCGGGGGCTTCGGTGGCCGAGAGGCGAGGGGCGGAGGGGACGAAGGCGGCAGCACGGGGAACCTGGAGTCGCTGATGGTCAACATGCTGACCGAGAGGGAGCGGCTGCTGGAGAACCTGAGGGAGACGCAGGACTGCCTGGGCACGGCTCAGCTCCGCCTCCGCGAGCTCGGCCACGAAAAGGAGTCCCTTTCCCGGCAGCTGTCCATCGCTCTGCCGCAG GAGTTCGCCGTGTTGACCAAAGAGCTGAACGTTTGCCGGGAGCAGCtcctggagagagaggaggagatcgCCGAGCTCAAGGCGGAGAGAAACAACACGCGT CTGTTGCTTGAACACTTGGAGTGTTTGGTGTCCCGTCACGAGCGCAGTCTGAGGATGACGGTGGTGAAGAGACAAGCCCAGTCCCCGGCGGGGGTCTCCAGTGAGGTGGAAGTCCTCAAGGCCCTCAAGTCTCTGTTTGAGCACCACAAGGCCCTGGACGAAAAG GTTCGCGAGAGGCTGCGTGTGGCCCTCGAGAGGGTCTCCTTGCTAGAGGACCAACTGGCGTCGTCATCTCAAGAG CGACTCCCCAACGGCCCGTCCACCGGCCTGGAGGACAGTGAGCTGGAGAGGCAGCGGGAAGGAGAGATTGAGAGGCAGAGAGCTGAACTCTCCCAGCTGAAGGAGAGGCTGGCCCTCATGTGCCGGCAG GTTGGCGAAATAGAGGAACAGCTTGCGGCCGCCAGGAGGGAGGTGACGAAGTCGGAGGAGGCCAATCAGAAGCTCCAAAGGGAAGTGAAAGAG GCCCTTTGCCAAAGGGAGGACATGGAGGAAAGGATTACAACACTAGAACGCAG GTACCTCAGCGCCCAGAGGGAGGCGACTTCTCTCCACGATATCAAAGACAAGCTGGAAAATGAGCTGGCAAGCAAGGAATCGCTGCACAGACAG AGTGAAGAGAAGAACAGACAGCTGCAGGAACGTCTGGACGAAGCCAAGCAGAAGCTCCAGCTGACCCTGCAGAGGGCGGAGACGCTGCCCGAGATCGAGGCCCAGCTGGCCCAAAGGGTCGCCGCTCTCAACAAGGTGCGAGTCACATCCGGCACCTTCCCCGAACCTGGTTTATTCCCGGGTGGGTGCCGTCTAGAAAATGCGCTTGTGTTGATGCAGGCGGAGGAGCGCCACGGAAACTTTGAGGAGCGACTACGGCAAATGGAGGCTCAACTCGAAGAGAAGAACCAAGAGCTGCAGAGG GcgaggcagagggagaagatgaacgACGAGCACAACAAACGCCTCTCTGACACGGTGGACAAGCTTCTGTCTGAGTCCAACGAGAGGCTGCAGCTCCACCTCAAGGAGAGAATGGCGGCGCTAGAGGAGAAG AATGCTCTTTCGGAGGAACTGTCCAATATGAAAAAAATCCAAGATGATCTTATAGCCAACAAG GAGCAACTCCTTGCCGAGCTGGAGCGAATCCAGCTCGAGCTGGACCAGCTGAGGGGCAGACCCGGCGCTTCTTATTCCAG GGCGGGCAGCGTGAGCTCCCTTCCCTCCACCCTCTTTCGGCGATCCCTCCCGGGCAGCGCCTCGGAGCTGCGGTACCCTCAGGGCGGAGGCTCGCTGCCTTCCGGCTACAGCAACTCCCCGGGCGGCGTGGTGGTTAGGCGAACCCACCGGGGCCGCTGGGGGGCGCCGAGGGACGACAGCAACAAG TACGGAGAATGGGACAGCGGCACCATGCTGGGCCCCGGGTTCGAAGGCGGGGACGGAGGCTGCTCCGACGACGAGGACGATCGAGAGACGCTGTTCGGATCGGAGCTGCTGTCCCCCAGCGGACAGACGGACGTGCAGACTCTGGCCATCATGCTACAGGAGCAACTGGAGGCCATCAACAAGGAGATCAA GCTGattcaggaggagaaggaaaacaCGGAGCTGAGGGCGGAAGAGATCGAGAGCCGGGTCAGCAGCGTGGCCCTGGACGCCTCGCctctccccccatcctccctggGAGGACGGGACAGCGTCGGCAGGGGATACATGactccctccatcacctcctccacgcTGGCCTCCCCCTCGCCGCCCAGCTCGGGCCATTCGACCCCGCGCCTGCCCCATTCGCCCGCCAGGGAGACCGACCGACAG AACAGCAAAGACGGAGAGGAATGCAGAGCGCTCGCCCTGATCGACTCCAACCCTCCCTCCGTTCCTCGAGCCCTGCGATTGGAACGCATGACGCACACCCACCCGGGGGCCGGACTCGATGACCTCCGTGAATTTCGCAG TCTCTCTGCAGACGGTTCTACCACCGCGAGCCAGGATTCCCTCCACAAAgccagcaaaaagaaaagcatcaagTCGTCCATCGGTCGTCTTTTCGGCAAAAAGGAGAAGGGGCGGATCGGAGCACAGGGCCGCGAGTCGTCCTCTCTGG CCTCCACGCCGTCTGACGACCTGGGTTCGGCGGACCCGTTGGGCCTGGCGAAACTCGGCACCGGAACAGTGGAGAAAGACCGCCGCAGCAAAAAGAA ACACGACCTGTTAGAGGAAGCGTGTCGCCAGGGCCTCCCTTTCGCCTCGTGGGACGGCCCGACCGTCGTTACGTGGCTCGAG CTGTGGGTCGGGATGCCGGCGTGGTACGTGGCAGCGTGCCGCGCCAACGTGAAGAGCGGCGCCATCATGGCCAACCTGTCGGACACAGAAATCCAGCGGGAGATCGGCATCAGCAACCCTCTGCACCGGCTCAAGCTCCGTCTGGCCATCCAGGAGATGGTGTCCCTCACCAGTCCGTCCGCACCTGCGAGCACCCGCTCT TCGACTAGTAACATCTGGATGACACACGCCGAGATGGAGTCTCTCACTGCTGCCACCAAGCCA GAGCAGAAGGAGTTCAGCTGGGACCAG ATCCTGGCCTACGGGGACATGAACCACGAGTGGGTGGGAAACGAGTGGCTGCCCAGCCTGGGTCTGCCCCAGTACCGCTCTTACTTCATGGAGTCACTGGTTGACGCCCGGATGCTCGATCACCTCACCAAGAAAGAGCTGAGGGGCCAGCTGAAGATGGTGGACAGTTTCCACAG AGTGAGTCTCCATTACGGCATCATGTGCTTGAAGCGCTTGAACTACGACaggaaggagctggagaggaggagagacgagagtCAACACCAGAACCAAG ATGTGATGGTGTGGTCCAACGAGCGGGTGATGTGTTGGGTGCAGTCCATTGGCCTGAAAGAGTTTGCTGACAATCTGTTAGAAAGCGGCGTGCACGGGGCTCTGCTGGCGCTGGATGACACCTTCGACTACACCGAcctgggcctcctcctccagatacCCAACCAGAACACACAG GCGAGGCAGGTCCTGGATAAGGAGTACAACGCCCTCATCTCCATGGGAACCGAGAGGAGGCCAGATGAG GACGGCACGAAACCTTTTACCCGGTCACCATCATGGAGGAAGATGTTCCGAGAGAAAGACCTCCGGGGCGTGACTTCTGACTCCTCGGAAACATTACCCGCCAACTTCCGTGCCTCCGCCATCTCGACCCCCTCCGTCACCCTGAGAAAGGTCCAGAGTGAAG TAGGTCCCAGAGGAGAGTCGGGGTCCGTGAGGACGTATTCTTGCTAA
- the LOC120819415 gene encoding liprin-alpha-3 isoform X5: MMMCEVMPTISEDGRSGTGGGSSSPAGAGVGGGGGGAVGAGGFGGREARGGGDEGGSTGNLESLMVNMLTERERLLENLRETQDCLGTAQLRLRELGHEKESLSRQLSIALPQEFAVLTKELNVCREQLLEREEEIAELKAERNNTRLLLEHLECLVSRHERSLRMTVVKRQAQSPAGVSSEVEVLKALKSLFEHHKALDEKVRERLRVALERVSLLEDQLASSSQEVISLRDQIKRRQQGVDGGKDRLPNGPSTGLEDSELERQREGEIERQRAELSQLKERLALMCRQVGEIEEQLAAARREVTKSEEANQKLQREVKEALCQREDMEERITTLERRYLSAQREATSLHDIKDKLENELASKESLHRQSEEKNRQLQERLDEAKQKLQLTLQRAETLPEIEAQLAQRVAALNKAEERHGNFEERLRQMEAQLEEKNQELQRARQREKMNDEHNKRLSDTVDKLLSESNERLQLHLKERMAALEEKNALSEELSNMKKIQDDLIANKEQLLAELERIQLELDQLRGRPGASYSRAGSVSSLPSTLFRRSLPGSASELRYPQGGGSLPSGYSNSPGGVVVRRTHRGRWGAPRDDSNKYGEWDSGTMLGPGFEGGDGGCSDDEDDRETLFGSELLSPSGQTDVQTLAIMLQEQLEAINKEIKLIQEEKENTELRAEEIESRVSSVALDASPLPPSSLGGRDSVGRGYMTPSITSSTLASPSPPSSGHSTPRLPHSPARETDRQNSKDGEECRALALIDSNPPSVPRALRLERMTHTHPGAGLDDLREFRSLSADGSTTASQDSLHKASKKKSIKSSIGRLFGKKEKGRIGAQGRESSSLASTPSDDLGSADPLGLAKLGTGTVEKDRRSKKKHDLLEEACRQGLPFASWDGPTVVTWLELWVGMPAWYVAACRANVKSGAIMANLSDTEIQREIGISNPLHRLKLRLAIQEMVSLTSPSAPASTRSSTSNIWMTHAEMESLTAATKPEQKEFSWDQILAYGDMNHEWVGNEWLPSLGLPQYRSYFMESLVDARMLDHLTKKELRGQLKMVDSFHRVSLHYGIMCLKRLNYDRKELERRRDESQHQNQDVMVWSNERVMCWVQSIGLKEFADNLLESGVHGALLALDDTFDYTDLGLLLQIPNQNTQARQVLDKEYNALISMGTERRPDEDGTKPFTRSPSWRKMFREKDLRGVTSDSSETLPANFRASAISTPSVTLRKVQSEGPRGESGSVRTYSC, from the exons ATGATGATGTGCGAGGTGATGCCCACCATTTCCGAGGATGGGCGAAGCGGGACCGGCGGGGGCTCTTCCTCGCCCGCCGGCGCCGGGgtcggaggcggcggcggcggtgcagTCGGAGCCGGGGGCTTCGGTGGCCGAGAGGCGAGGGGCGGAGGGGACGAAGGCGGCAGCACGGGGAACCTGGAGTCGCTGATGGTCAACATGCTGACCGAGAGGGAGCGGCTGCTGGAGAACCTGAGGGAGACGCAGGACTGCCTGGGCACGGCTCAGCTCCGCCTCCGCGAGCTCGGCCACGAAAAGGAGTCCCTTTCCCGGCAGCTGTCCATCGCTCTGCCGCAG GAGTTCGCCGTGTTGACCAAAGAGCTGAACGTTTGCCGGGAGCAGCtcctggagagagaggaggagatcgCCGAGCTCAAGGCGGAGAGAAACAACACGCGT CTGTTGCTTGAACACTTGGAGTGTTTGGTGTCCCGTCACGAGCGCAGTCTGAGGATGACGGTGGTGAAGAGACAAGCCCAGTCCCCGGCGGGGGTCTCCAGTGAGGTGGAAGTCCTCAAGGCCCTCAAGTCTCTGTTTGAGCACCACAAGGCCCTGGACGAAAAG GTTCGCGAGAGGCTGCGTGTGGCCCTCGAGAGGGTCTCCTTGCTAGAGGACCAACTGGCGTCGTCATCTCAAGAG GTAATCTCTTTAAGAGACCAAATTAAACGACGTCAACAAGGGGTGGACGGCGGGAAAGAT CGACTCCCCAACGGCCCGTCCACCGGCCTGGAGGACAGTGAGCTGGAGAGGCAGCGGGAAGGAGAGATTGAGAGGCAGAGAGCTGAACTCTCCCAGCTGAAGGAGAGGCTGGCCCTCATGTGCCGGCAG GTTGGCGAAATAGAGGAACAGCTTGCGGCCGCCAGGAGGGAGGTGACGAAGTCGGAGGAGGCCAATCAGAAGCTCCAAAGGGAAGTGAAAGAG GCCCTTTGCCAAAGGGAGGACATGGAGGAAAGGATTACAACACTAGAACGCAG GTACCTCAGCGCCCAGAGGGAGGCGACTTCTCTCCACGATATCAAAGACAAGCTGGAAAATGAGCTGGCAAGCAAGGAATCGCTGCACAGACAG AGTGAAGAGAAGAACAGACAGCTGCAGGAACGTCTGGACGAAGCCAAGCAGAAGCTCCAGCTGACCCTGCAGAGGGCGGAGACGCTGCCCGAGATCGAGGCCCAGCTGGCCCAAAGGGTCGCCGCTCTCAACAAG GCGGAGGAGCGCCACGGAAACTTTGAGGAGCGACTACGGCAAATGGAGGCTCAACTCGAAGAGAAGAACCAAGAGCTGCAGAGG GcgaggcagagggagaagatgaacgACGAGCACAACAAACGCCTCTCTGACACGGTGGACAAGCTTCTGTCTGAGTCCAACGAGAGGCTGCAGCTCCACCTCAAGGAGAGAATGGCGGCGCTAGAGGAGAAG AATGCTCTTTCGGAGGAACTGTCCAATATGAAAAAAATCCAAGATGATCTTATAGCCAACAAG GAGCAACTCCTTGCCGAGCTGGAGCGAATCCAGCTCGAGCTGGACCAGCTGAGGGGCAGACCCGGCGCTTCTTATTCCAG GGCGGGCAGCGTGAGCTCCCTTCCCTCCACCCTCTTTCGGCGATCCCTCCCGGGCAGCGCCTCGGAGCTGCGGTACCCTCAGGGCGGAGGCTCGCTGCCTTCCGGCTACAGCAACTCCCCGGGCGGCGTGGTGGTTAGGCGAACCCACCGGGGCCGCTGGGGGGCGCCGAGGGACGACAGCAACAAG TACGGAGAATGGGACAGCGGCACCATGCTGGGCCCCGGGTTCGAAGGCGGGGACGGAGGCTGCTCCGACGACGAGGACGATCGAGAGACGCTGTTCGGATCGGAGCTGCTGTCCCCCAGCGGACAGACGGACGTGCAGACTCTGGCCATCATGCTACAGGAGCAACTGGAGGCCATCAACAAGGAGATCAA GCTGattcaggaggagaaggaaaacaCGGAGCTGAGGGCGGAAGAGATCGAGAGCCGGGTCAGCAGCGTGGCCCTGGACGCCTCGCctctccccccatcctccctggGAGGACGGGACAGCGTCGGCAGGGGATACATGactccctccatcacctcctccacgcTGGCCTCCCCCTCGCCGCCCAGCTCGGGCCATTCGACCCCGCGCCTGCCCCATTCGCCCGCCAGGGAGACCGACCGACAG AACAGCAAAGACGGAGAGGAATGCAGAGCGCTCGCCCTGATCGACTCCAACCCTCCCTCCGTTCCTCGAGCCCTGCGATTGGAACGCATGACGCACACCCACCCGGGGGCCGGACTCGATGACCTCCGTGAATTTCGCAG TCTCTCTGCAGACGGTTCTACCACCGCGAGCCAGGATTCCCTCCACAAAgccagcaaaaagaaaagcatcaagTCGTCCATCGGTCGTCTTTTCGGCAAAAAGGAGAAGGGGCGGATCGGAGCACAGGGCCGCGAGTCGTCCTCTCTGG CCTCCACGCCGTCTGACGACCTGGGTTCGGCGGACCCGTTGGGCCTGGCGAAACTCGGCACCGGAACAGTGGAGAAAGACCGCCGCAGCAAAAAGAA ACACGACCTGTTAGAGGAAGCGTGTCGCCAGGGCCTCCCTTTCGCCTCGTGGGACGGCCCGACCGTCGTTACGTGGCTCGAG CTGTGGGTCGGGATGCCGGCGTGGTACGTGGCAGCGTGCCGCGCCAACGTGAAGAGCGGCGCCATCATGGCCAACCTGTCGGACACAGAAATCCAGCGGGAGATCGGCATCAGCAACCCTCTGCACCGGCTCAAGCTCCGTCTGGCCATCCAGGAGATGGTGTCCCTCACCAGTCCGTCCGCACCTGCGAGCACCCGCTCT TCGACTAGTAACATCTGGATGACACACGCCGAGATGGAGTCTCTCACTGCTGCCACCAAGCCA GAGCAGAAGGAGTTCAGCTGGGACCAG ATCCTGGCCTACGGGGACATGAACCACGAGTGGGTGGGAAACGAGTGGCTGCCCAGCCTGGGTCTGCCCCAGTACCGCTCTTACTTCATGGAGTCACTGGTTGACGCCCGGATGCTCGATCACCTCACCAAGAAAGAGCTGAGGGGCCAGCTGAAGATGGTGGACAGTTTCCACAG AGTGAGTCTCCATTACGGCATCATGTGCTTGAAGCGCTTGAACTACGACaggaaggagctggagaggaggagagacgagagtCAACACCAGAACCAAG ATGTGATGGTGTGGTCCAACGAGCGGGTGATGTGTTGGGTGCAGTCCATTGGCCTGAAAGAGTTTGCTGACAATCTGTTAGAAAGCGGCGTGCACGGGGCTCTGCTGGCGCTGGATGACACCTTCGACTACACCGAcctgggcctcctcctccagatacCCAACCAGAACACACAG GCGAGGCAGGTCCTGGATAAGGAGTACAACGCCCTCATCTCCATGGGAACCGAGAGGAGGCCAGATGAG GACGGCACGAAACCTTTTACCCGGTCACCATCATGGAGGAAGATGTTCCGAGAGAAAGACCTCCGGGGCGTGACTTCTGACTCCTCGGAAACATTACCCGCCAACTTCCGTGCCTCCGCCATCTCGACCCCCTCCGTCACCCTGAGAAAGGTCCAGAGTGAAG GTCCCAGAGGAGAGTCGGGGTCCGTGAGGACGTATTCTTGCTAA